One segment of Sinorhizobium mexicanum DNA contains the following:
- a CDS encoding GMC family oxidoreductase — protein MSTEAYDIVIVGAGAAGCVVASYLAEHTDASIALIEAGDTDRDPLIHIPAGFAKMLAHGRHIWKYETVPQHGTKRAYPSGKVLGGGSSINAMAYVRGQPRDYAAWQDAVGDTGKWSYEDLLPVFMAQEDNDTFHDEYHGINGGLAVQLPKGVNKLNQYCLKAFQEYGVPFNPDYNGKSQIGVSLVQSTVGNQRRCSAVDAYLRPHLSSGRVNLLTGKTVVRILIENKRAVGVELSGNGLATIMAGEVVLSAGAVHSPTILMHSGIGPAEQLSQHGIAVIVDSPEVGENLHDHAIVPVRAYVKGDLGYQAAAHGLGSVKAGLRYFVTKDGPAAGNGIETVTHWNPSDFTAEPTIQCYHVPIIAVDGISPTGNRSGITFELVVLRPKSRGWVRLADSDPTSMPLINPNFVGDEEDLRAAVESVRAIREVMAQESLAPVIEEEMDPGPHVKSDAEIGEWVKRAVSTMYHPVGTCRMGQDARAVVDARLRVRGIDGLRVIDASIMPNITSGNTNAPTQALARHATAMLVEDLKRS, from the coding sequence ATGTCCACGGAAGCCTACGATATTGTCATTGTTGGCGCGGGCGCGGCCGGCTGCGTCGTGGCGAGTTATCTCGCCGAACATACCGATGCGTCGATCGCACTGATCGAAGCGGGTGACACGGATCGCGATCCACTCATCCACATTCCTGCCGGCTTCGCCAAAATGCTCGCGCATGGCAGGCATATCTGGAAATACGAGACGGTTCCCCAGCACGGCACCAAACGAGCCTATCCCTCGGGCAAGGTGCTTGGCGGCGGCTCCTCGATCAACGCGATGGCCTACGTCCGCGGTCAGCCACGCGACTACGCCGCGTGGCAGGACGCTGTCGGCGACACCGGCAAATGGTCCTATGAAGACCTGCTGCCCGTCTTCATGGCGCAGGAAGACAACGACACCTTCCACGACGAATATCACGGCATCAATGGTGGCCTGGCGGTTCAGCTGCCCAAGGGCGTCAACAAGCTGAACCAATACTGCCTCAAGGCGTTCCAGGAATATGGCGTCCCCTTCAATCCCGACTATAACGGCAAGAGCCAGATCGGCGTCTCGCTCGTGCAGTCTACGGTTGGAAATCAGCGCCGCTGCAGTGCAGTCGATGCTTATCTGCGTCCGCACCTTTCCTCGGGCCGCGTGAACCTTCTTACCGGGAAGACCGTCGTTCGCATTCTCATCGAAAACAAGCGGGCAGTCGGCGTCGAGCTGAGCGGGAATGGTCTCGCGACGATCATGGCCGGCGAGGTTGTGCTGTCGGCCGGCGCGGTCCATAGCCCGACGATCCTGATGCACTCGGGCATTGGGCCTGCGGAGCAGCTGAGCCAGCATGGCATCGCGGTGATCGTCGATTCTCCGGAGGTGGGCGAAAATCTCCACGACCACGCTATCGTGCCAGTCCGTGCCTATGTAAAGGGCGATCTCGGCTACCAGGCCGCCGCGCATGGCCTCGGCAGCGTGAAGGCGGGCCTGCGCTATTTCGTGACCAAGGATGGCCCGGCGGCGGGAAACGGTATCGAGACGGTTACCCATTGGAATCCGTCAGACTTCACCGCCGAACCCACGATCCAATGCTATCACGTGCCTATCATCGCGGTCGATGGAATCAGCCCGACGGGCAACCGCTCGGGCATCACTTTCGAACTAGTGGTGCTTCGGCCCAAGAGCCGTGGTTGGGTGCGGTTGGCCGACAGCGACCCGACGTCGATGCCCCTCATCAACCCGAACTTCGTCGGCGACGAAGAAGACTTGAGGGCCGCGGTGGAATCGGTGCGCGCGATCCGCGAGGTTATGGCCCAGGAGTCATTGGCGCCGGTGATCGAGGAAGAGATGGATCCGGGCCCGCACGTCAAGTCGGACGCAGAGATCGGCGAATGGGTGAAGCGTGCCGTGTCGACGATGTATCACCCGGTCGGCACATGCCGGATGGGTCAGGATGCGCGAGCGGTGGTTGACGCGAGACTCAGGGTCCGCGGGATCGACGGCCTCCGGGTGATCGACGCCTCGATCATGCCGAACATCACCAGCGGCAATACCAACGCCCCGACCCAGGCGCTCGCGCGCCACGCCACGGCGATGCTGGTCGAGGATCTGAAGCGGAGTTAG
- a CDS encoding ATP-binding cassette domain-containing protein, translated as MALLPQNPVSPDGLAVRQLCRLGHHAHRHLLSRLSGRDEEIIEHALSVAGLPHLADQDLSRLSGGQRQRASIPMALAQETPLLRLDEPTTYLAIVHQGKCLRF; from the coding sequence TTGGCGCTGCTTCCGCAGAATCCGGTTTCGCCGGATGGCCTCGCTGTGCGCCAGCTTTGCCGCTTAGGCCACCATGCGCACCGCCATCTCCTTTCCAGACTCTCGGGGCGTGACGAGGAGATTATCGAGCATGCCCTTTCCGTTGCCGGACTCCCACACCTCGCCGACCAGGACCTCTCCCGTCTGTCTGGTGGCCAGCGTCAGAGGGCTTCGATTCCGATGGCGCTCGCGCAGGAAACTCCGCTTCTGCGTCTCGACGAGCCGACGACATATCTCGCTATCGTCCACCAGGGGAAGTGCTTGAGATTCTGA
- the hemJ gene encoding protoporphyrinogen oxidase HemJ, whose protein sequence is MEKQTDTSASSYAGKRAHLAMVFFVLLAAGLFVWRPDNLYLWIKALHIVAVISWMAGLFYLPRLFIYHADAEPGSVQSETFKVMEHRLLRIIMNPAMMLTWIFGLYLAWSVHGFQGGWLHAKIGLVVALTAVHIFFGRAVRVFARDGNRHSARYWRFMNEAPTLLMIVIVILVVVKPF, encoded by the coding sequence ATGGAGAAGCAGACCGATACCAGCGCGAGCAGCTACGCGGGCAAGCGCGCGCACTTGGCTATGGTGTTCTTCGTCCTTTTGGCTGCCGGCTTGTTCGTCTGGCGGCCAGACAATCTCTACCTCTGGATCAAGGCGTTACACATCGTCGCCGTCATTTCATGGATGGCGGGCCTTTTCTATTTGCCGCGCCTCTTCATCTACCATGCGGACGCGGAGCCCGGCTCGGTGCAGTCGGAGACTTTCAAAGTGATGGAGCACCGCCTTCTCCGGATCATCATGAATCCGGCGATGATGCTCACGTGGATTTTCGGGCTCTATCTGGCATGGTCCGTCCATGGATTTCAGGGTGGTTGGCTTCATGCAAAGATTGGGCTGGTCGTTGCGTTGACGGCAGTGCATATATTTTTCGGCCGTGCGGTGCGGGTCTTTGCGCGCGATGGAAACCGGCACTCCGCACGCTATTGGCGCTTCATGAACGAAGCACCGACGCTTCTGATGATCGTCATCGTCATCCTCGTGGTGGTCAAGCCGTTTTGA
- the hemE gene encoding uroporphyrinogen decarboxylase encodes MSDTRQKIMRVLNGETIVPPPLWLMRQAGRYLPEYRETRSKLASFLDLCYSPDHAVEVTLQPIRRYGFDAAILFSDILVIPDALGRNVHFLEGHGPQMDAIDEDGIRLLNGAGVLTHLRPVFEAVRRLRIELPKETTLLGFCGAPWTVATYMIAGQGTADQAPARLFAYKHPETFEHLLMFLADISAEYLVAQIDAGADALQIFDSWAGVLGEKEFEAFAVKPVARMIASVKSRRPEARIIAFAKGAGYLLKDYRRNTQADAIGLDWSVPLRFAAELQKEGPVQGNLDPMRVVAGGRALDDGIDDILQTLGNGPLIFNLGHGITPQADPDRVKALVERVHGWRG; translated from the coding sequence TTGAGCGATACGCGCCAAAAGATCATGAGGGTTCTCAACGGGGAAACCATCGTCCCGCCTCCGTTGTGGCTGATGAGACAGGCAGGTCGATATCTTCCGGAATATCGCGAAACGCGGTCCAAGCTCGCGAGCTTCCTCGATCTCTGTTACTCGCCGGACCATGCTGTTGAGGTGACGTTGCAGCCCATCCGACGCTACGGCTTTGATGCGGCCATTCTCTTCTCCGATATTCTGGTCATTCCGGATGCTCTCGGCCGTAACGTGCACTTCCTCGAAGGGCATGGGCCGCAGATGGACGCGATCGATGAAGACGGTATCCGCTTACTCAATGGAGCGGGGGTGCTCACTCATCTCAGGCCGGTTTTCGAAGCCGTGCGGCGTCTTCGCATCGAGCTTCCAAAGGAGACGACGCTGCTTGGCTTCTGCGGCGCTCCATGGACAGTGGCGACCTATATGATCGCCGGCCAGGGCACGGCGGATCAGGCCCCAGCCCGCCTTTTTGCTTACAAGCACCCGGAAACCTTTGAGCATCTTCTTATGTTTCTCGCCGATATCTCGGCGGAGTATCTCGTCGCGCAGATCGATGCGGGAGCGGACGCCTTGCAGATATTCGATTCATGGGCGGGCGTGCTCGGAGAGAAGGAATTCGAAGCCTTCGCGGTCAAGCCAGTCGCGCGGATGATTGCGTCGGTAAAGTCAAGGCGGCCTGAGGCGCGCATAATCGCTTTCGCGAAGGGTGCCGGATACCTGCTAAAAGATTACAGGCGGAACACCCAGGCAGACGCGATCGGGCTGGACTGGTCAGTACCTTTGCGATTTGCGGCGGAATTGCAGAAGGAGGGGCCCGTGCAGGGCAACCTAGATCCGATGCGCGTTGTCGCTGGCGGAAGGGCGCTCGATGACGGTATTGATGACATTCTGCAGACGCTCGGAAACGGACCGCTTATCTTCAATCTTGGGCACGGCATCACCCCTCAGGCGGATCCCGATCGTGTGAAGGCGCTGGTCGAGCGCGTCCATGGCTGGAGAGGATAA
- a CDS encoding cytochrome P460 family protein has translation MVNERYRFANIGNSAMRIVGALGVALAGLSVIGAVTAYGQMDKRPQYEGTTAAVVDDKGNLQVPSDYRTAYQMLGSWAVAKEDGPGSKDLHVVYASPGTIAAYRKDGHFPDGAVLVKEVFHATTQDMTTGTVSSAGTLAGWFVMVKDSVGRFPENKLWGDGWGWAWFDATDPQKTTSTDYKTDCQSCHVPAQESDWIYTHGYPPLNR, from the coding sequence ATGGTCAACGAACGCTACCGGTTCGCCAACATAGGGAACAGTGCCATGAGAATCGTCGGTGCCTTGGGCGTCGCCCTGGCGGGATTGTCCGTGATCGGCGCCGTCACTGCCTACGGACAGATGGATAAGCGGCCACAGTACGAAGGAACGACTGCAGCCGTTGTCGACGACAAGGGAAATCTGCAGGTGCCTTCCGACTATCGGACCGCCTATCAGATGCTGGGCAGCTGGGCAGTGGCGAAAGAAGACGGTCCGGGGTCAAAGGATCTGCACGTGGTCTATGCCTCGCCCGGAACCATCGCCGCATATCGCAAGGACGGTCACTTTCCCGACGGCGCCGTTCTCGTGAAGGAAGTGTTCCATGCGACTACCCAGGATATGACAACCGGAACCGTAAGCAGTGCCGGCACCCTGGCCGGCTGGTTCGTCATGGTGAAAGACAGCGTCGGCCGATTTCCGGAAAACAAGCTTTGGGGCGACGGCTGGGGTTGGGCCTGGTTCGACGCAACTGATCCCCAGAAGACCACATCCACCGACTACAAGACGGACTGCCAGTCCTGTCACGTGCCGGCGCAAGAGTCGGACTGGATCTACACGCACGGCTATCCGCCCCTGAACCGATAA
- a CDS encoding cytochrome P460 family protein, translating into MRIALLIAGAVSSAVAVTAAFAQSESNDGSATTKKRYLPEYTESGDLILPKDYNKWVFVGSPLTPNALNGGKANFPEFHNVYIEPGSYEIYKKTGEFPEGTIFFKELQLTLPAENPDGSRTEPSGRGFFPGKLNGADVTVKDTKRYADTGGWGYYNFNHHEPKAATAKLQPKSECAFCHIASAKKDDVWTQFYPLLDD; encoded by the coding sequence ATGCGTATTGCCCTACTGATCGCCGGAGCGGTTTCCAGCGCGGTTGCTGTAACGGCCGCATTCGCCCAGTCCGAGTCCAATGACGGCAGCGCGACGACGAAGAAGCGCTATCTGCCCGAGTACACCGAATCGGGCGATCTGATCCTGCCGAAGGATTACAACAAGTGGGTGTTCGTCGGCTCGCCGCTCACTCCCAATGCGCTCAACGGCGGCAAGGCCAATTTTCCTGAATTTCACAACGTCTACATCGAGCCGGGCTCATACGAAATCTACAAGAAGACCGGTGAGTTCCCGGAAGGAACGATCTTCTTCAAGGAACTGCAGCTGACGCTTCCGGCCGAGAACCCGGATGGATCGCGCACCGAGCCCTCCGGGCGAGGCTTCTTCCCCGGAAAGCTGAACGGCGCCGACGTCACGGTCAAGGACACCAAGCGCTATGCCGACACCGGCGGCTGGGGTTACTACAACTTCAACCACCACGAGCCGAAGGCAGCGACGGCCAAGCTGCAGCCCAAATCAGAGTGCGCCTTCTGCCACATCGCGAGCGCCAAGAAGGACGACGTCTGGACCCAATTCTACCCGCTGCTGGACGACTGA
- a CDS encoding SbcC/MukB-like Walker B domain-containing protein, giving the protein MLSGGEGIIAAIALALRLADVVENANGKVRLDTIFIDEGFGSLDTATAPARSIRCFRRSIRSSVRTARSV; this is encoded by the coding sequence ATCCTGTCAGGCGGCGAAGGTATTATTGCAGCCATTGCGCTCGCGCTCCGCCTCGCCGACGTGGTCGAAAACGCAAACGGCAAAGTGCGGCTAGACACCATCTTCATCGACGAGGGCTTCGGGAGCCTCGACACGGCAACGGCGCCGGCGCGCTCGATCAGGTGCTTCAGGCGTTCAATTCGCTCGTCAGTCAGAACCGCTCGGTCGGTCTGA